The sequence CTGACCCCACGACACGACCGTCGTGTCGGGCGGAAGTCTTCATCAGGTGAATCTGTATTGTGGAAATCGTGTGGCGGCTGATCGCTCAAAACATTCAGGGTTCATCCTCGTCGCCCGCCTGAAGAAGGCGGTCCCGTGATCACAGGATATTGCGCCAAAGGTGAAGCTGTCGCTCTTTCGACGGCAGAGCCGCCGGCGACCTTGCGCTCCGATATTGTCTGGATCGACCTCGTCGGCCCGAGCAGGGCGGAAGAGACGATGATGGAAGGTCTGCTCGGGATTTCCATTCCGACGCGAGATGATCTGAAGGACATAGAGCCGTCGAGCCGGCTCTATACGGAAGAGGACGCAGTGTTCATGACGGCGTCGCTGGTCTACCGGAGTGAAACGGAAGCCCCCGGTCTGACGGACGTGGGCTTTATTCTGTCGGGACGGCGACTCGTGACGGTCCGGTACGCGGAGCCGAGGGCGTTCGGGCTCTTTAAGGCCAGTATGCATCGGATACCGGGCGGCTGCCATAGTGGCGTCGTGCTCCTGACCCGGCTGCTCGAGACGATCGCCGACCGAACGGCGGAAATTCTGGAGCAGGCGGTGGACAAGATCGACGATCTTTCGATCGAGGTCTTCGGCGAAAAGACAGCGTCGAAGCGTAGGCCTCCGCATCTGTTAGAGGCCCGCCTGCGTGATGTGGCGGGCCATCACAGGCTGATCGCGAAGACCCGCGACAGTATTGCCTCGCTTTCGAGGCTGCTGACCTTCGTTTATACCGTGCCCGCGGTGCAGGAGGACGAGGACAGTCGTGAACTCTGCCGCTCGATCACCCGAGACATACAGTCGCTCTCGGAACATGCGGGCTTCATTTCCGGCAACATCACTTTTCTGCTCGATGCTTCGCTCGGCCTGATCAATGTCGAGCAGAATGCGATCATCAAGATCTTCTCGATTGCTTCAGTCGTTCTGCTGCCGCCGACGCTGGTGGCATCCATCTACGGTATGAATTTCCGTGTAATGCCGGAGCTCGAATGGCAGCTCGGCTATCCTTGGGCGCTTCTGGCCATGGTGATTTCGGCCGTCATACCCTTTTTCTTCTTCCGCTGGAAAGGCTGGCTCTAAGAGCCTGATGGACACGTATGTCTCAGTTGTCTGCCCCCGCCATACATGGCTCCGAAAATATGCGCCGCCTGGTCGCTATGGCGCTCGGATCTGTTGGCGTCGTCTACGGCGACATCGGCACGAGCCCGCTCTACGCTTTTCGCGAGGCGCTGCGCCCCATCTCGCGTGACGGCGTGACGGACGTGGAGATCATCAGCCTCATTTCGATGATGATCTGGGCGTTGACGATCATCGTCACGATCAAATACGTGCTCTTCTTGTTGCGCGCCGACAACCACGGGGAGGGCGGCACGCTTTCTCTGCTCGCCCTGTTGATGAAAACCGCCAACGGCCACGCGTCGATCCTGTTCTTCATGGGAATCGCTGGGGCGGCGCTTTTCATTGGCGATGCGATGATCACGCCGGCGCTTTCGGTTCTCTCGGCTGTCGAGGGACTGAAGCTGGTGACGCCGGCCCTTTCGGATTATATCGTCCCGATCGCCGTTGTGATCCTCCTGCTTCTCTTTGCTGTGCAGTCGAAGGGGACCGCTGCCGTCTCCATTTTCTTCGGACCGATCACGCTCGTCTGGTTTCTCGTCATGGGCGCTGTCGGGGTGATGCATATCGCCGATGATCTGTCGATCTTCTCCGCCTTCAACCCGCTCTACGCGGTAACCTTCATGTTCAACGAAGGTTTTCTCGGCGTCCTCGTGCTGGGCGCCGTCTTCCTTACGGTCACGGGAGCGGAAGCGCTCTATGCCGACCTCGGCCACTTTGGCCGGCGGCCGATCCAGTGGGCCTGGTTCACCATCGTCTTTCCGGCGCTCACCTTGAATTATCTCGGGCAAGGCGCCTTCGTCCTCAAGAACCCGGACGCGATGTCCGATCCGTTCTTCCTGATGTTTCCGAAATGGGCGCTGCTTCCGGTTGTCATCCTCGCAACCGCGGCGACCATCATCGCCAGCCAGGCGGTGATTACCGGCGCCTTCTCCCTGACCCGTCAGGCGATCCATCTCGGCTTCCTACCGCGCATGGCCATTTTCCATACGTCGGAAACGCATACGGGCCAGATCTACCTGCCGAACGTCAACACGCTCTTGATGTTCGGCGTTATGGTGCTCGTTTTCGTGTTCGGTTCGTCAGAGTCGCTGGCGACCGCCTACGGCATTTCCGTGACCGGCGCCATGGTGGTCACGACTTGCCTCGCGTTCGAGTTCCTGCGAGCCCGCTGGAACTGGTCGGCCTTGGGGGCGGCGACCGTGCTCTTGCCGCTCTTCTCGTTGGAGTTCGTCTTTCTCGGCGCCAACATGCTGAAGATCCATGACGGCGGCTATGTGCCGATCCTGATCGCGGCGACCTTCATCATCGTCATGTGGACCTGGAAGCGCGGCACGGAAATCCTTCACGCCAAGACCCGCCATATCGACATTCCGCTGGCAAGCTTCGTCAAATCGATCGAGCGCAAGAGCGAGCATGCGCCGGTCGCCGTGCCGGGTACCGCGATCTTTCTGACGAGCGATCCGGACTCGACGCCGGCCGCCTTGCTTCATAACATCAAGCACAACCACGTGCTGCACATGCAGAACTTCATCCTGACGATCCGCACCGCCAACACGCCGAGGGTGCCGAAGGAGGAGCGCGTCAGCGTACGGCCCCTGTCGGAGCGCTTCACGCTGCTCGAAATGAAGTTCGGCTTCATGGAGACGCAGAACGTCTCGCAGGCGCTGGGCCTCTTTCGCAAGTCGGGCTTGAAGTTCGACATCATGTCGACGTCCTTCTATCTCGGCCGCCGCAAGCTCGTGCCCGATGCCCAATCCGGCATGCCGCACTGGCAGGATCGCCTGTTCATCGCGCTCGCCAATGCGGCAATCGATCCTTCGGACTATTTCCGCCTGCCGACGAACCGCGTCGTCGAACTCGGCTCGCACGTGATCATCTGACTTCCTTCCATCTCGCATCGGCGGTGAGTCAGCCGCATGTTCCAGTGATGAGGCATTAACCAAACATCAAGGTTAATGCATCATTTTTGACGCTCGAAGGCAGCGGTCACGGAGAGCCGTCCGATCGCTTCAAAGGCCTAACGTTCCGCACGAAATCTTGCCGCTGGTCTTCGGCCGGCTTGCGAGAACGCGTGTCCGAGTAAGAGTTGCGTGGAGCCGATCGGTGCGTAAGAGTCAGAAGTTGCGTCACAAGTTTCGCATGTCCTTCTCGGCCTGGACCGGGCCGGCAATCATCGGTCTGGCAATCTTTCTCAGCTTTCCTTCGGCGGTGGCCTATTCGGATCTGGCGACCTTCCTGGCCGGCATCAACCGCGGCGGCGAACGTTGGCGTATGTATCTGACCCAATCGCCGGCAGGTTCGCTCCACGAGGTCGAGATGGTGTTCGCCGATCCGATCACCACCGGTGCGCTGGATGGTGGCGCCGGCATCAATCTGCCCGACGGTAGCCGCGTAGCGCTGACCGCGGAGACCAAGCATCACGGGACGCCGGACGAAGACCGCGTCACGCGCAAGCTGAAAAAAGGGCGGATCGTTGCCGTCAGCCCGGTTACGCCGCCAAAGGATTTTACCGCCGGTTCGATCCTACAGCGCACGAGCTCATTGCTGGAGCCGGACTTCGACGGGGCCGAGAAGATGATCTTCGCGAAGCCGAAGATCAAAGGCAAGGAGATCGAGATCGCCACGGCCTTCTACCGTAAGAAACCGCCGAAGACCGGTATCGGCGTTTCACCGATGCTCGCCAAGCTCGTCACCAACGACAAGGCCGACATTCTCGCAACCGCCTATGTCCGGCCCGAGCCGGACTATGCGCGTGAATCGCCCTTCGATTCGATCCTGCGGGAAGACAAGAATGCCGGGCGCTTCATTCCGGAAATAGCCCCGGACGACCATGCCTGGGCGGCGACGCCGTTGCCCCCGACCGTTTTCAGTAAGGAAGAGCAGACCTGCCTGGCCGAAGGCATCTATTTCGAGGCACGCAGCGAGCCCGTGAAAGGGCAGGCAGCGGTCGCCCAGGTGATTCTCAACCGCGTCCGCAACCCGACCTACCCGAAGACGATCTGCGGCGTCGTCTACCAAAACAAGGCCTGGCGCAACCGCTGCCAATTCTCGTTCGCCTGCGACATGATCCGCGACCTGATCTATTCGCGCTCGCACTGGAAGACCGCCAAGGAAGTCGCGCTGGCCGTCACCGCCGGCAAGATCTGGCTGTCCGAAGTGGGCTCCGCAACGCACTATCACGCGACCTATGTGAGGCCAGCTTGGGCCAAGACCATGAAACGGGTCGGCAAGATCGGACTGCACATCTTCTACCGCACCTATGGCGGCGGCTGGAGCTGACCGGCGCGTTCGACTCCGTGCACGCGTAAGTCATGCGGCCGGTGCCCGAACACCGCGTACGGCAACGATTCCCGCTGCCGCTTTGTCGCAGCTTGCGGATTTAATCATTTAAGCCATTGATTTCTCTTCGAAACATTGTCCACGTCGAACGCTCTTCCATGCCTTGACTATACGGGTGCCTAAAACTATGTTGCGCGCGACTTCAAATGGGGCCGAAGCGTGGCTTGGATACCGGCCGTTTGTATGACCGAGATCGCGTTCGACCGCGTGGGGCTGCAAAGGGGAGCCATGTGACGGAGAAGCCGGAAGACAGTCTGGAAGCGCGGCTGAAGCGTCTTGGCGACGACATTGCGTCCAAGCGGACGGAAGAGTCGGAGGACGTCGAAGTTCGTGCCGCTGAAAGCCGCAAAGGCTATGCGGCGGCAATGAAGCTCTCGAGCGAGTTCATCGCCGCCATCGTGGTCGGGGCGTTTCTGGGCTATCTTTTGGACCATTTTGCGGGTACAGGGCCGTGGGGCATGATCGTCCTCCTGCTTCTCGGGTTCTGTGCCGGTGTTTTGAATGTGCTGCGTTCTGCCGGACTGGTGGCGACACCCGATCAGCGGAAAGACGGCCTTGGGAATGACAAGAAGGACGGAGGCGGCGTCTGAGGCGTCGCCCGGAAGAACACGGTTTCCGCTTGCGGGCGGGTAAAATGAAAGAGAAGCGCGGTGTCAAACGATCCGACCCACCAGTTCCTGGTCAATAAGATTGTCCCGATCGAGATTGGCGGACTTGACTTTTCCTTCACCAATGCGTCGCTGTTCATGGTTGCGACCGTCGGTGTTGCTGCCGGCTTCCTTTACCTGACTACATCGCAGCGCGGGCTGATCCCGACGCGCATGCAGTCGGTTTCGGAGATGTCGTACGAGTTCATCGCGTCGATGCTGCGCGAGGGCGCCGGCAGCCACGGAATGAAATTCTTTCCGATGGTCTTCTCGCTGTTCATGTTCATCCTGACGGCGAACCTGCTGGGGATGTTTCCCTATTTCTTCACCGTCACCAGCCAGATCATCGTGACGTTCGCTCTGGCCGTCTTCGTGATCGGCACGGTCATTCTCTACGGTTTCTATAAGCACGGCCTCGGCTTCCTGAAGCTTTTCGTGCCTCATGGCGTGCCCGGCGTGCTGCTGCCGCTGGTGGTGACGATTGAAATCATCTCATTCCTTTCCCGTCCCATCAGCCTTTCGGTCCGTCTGTTCGCCAACATGCTGGCCGGCCACATCACGCTGAAGGTCTTTGCGGGCTTCGTCACCTCGCTGAGCGCTCTCGGCGCGCTCGGCATCGGCGGTGCGATCCTGCCTCTCATCATGACCGTCGCTATCACCGGTCTCGAATTCCTCGTTTGCTTCCTCCAGGCCTATGTCTTTGCGGTGCTGACCTGCATGTACCTCAACGATGCCGTCCACCCGGGAAGCCACTAGGGAATAACAGTCGCTGGCTTCCGGTCGGCCTAGCCGCCGAAAGCACAAATCCTAAGCCGCAACACCATTTCGAAGGAGTTCAATCATGGAAGCGGAAGCAGCAAAGTTCATCGGTGCAGGTCTTGCATGCCTCGGTATGGCCGGCACGGCTCTCGGCCTCGGCAATATCTTCGGCAGCTATCTCTCCGGCGCGCTGCGCAACCCGTCGGCTGCTGACGGCCAGTTCGGCCGCCTCGTATTCGGCTTCGCCGTTACGGAAGCTCTGGGCATCTTCTCGCTGCTCGTAGCCCTGCTCCTCCTCTTCGCCGTCTAATAACGGATGAAGTTTCGGCCGCGGCCCTCAGGGTCGCGGCCGCGCATATTCTTGCACCTTGGAGGTGAGCATGTTTGTGACCGCGGCTTATGCCCAGCAGTCGACCCCCACTGAAGGCGCCGAAACACACGATGCCACTGCGGCCGGTGAGGTGCACACCGAAACGGGTGTGGCCCACGAAGGCGAGGCTGGCTCCGGCGTTTTCCCGCCCTTCGATTCGACCCATTTCGCATCGCAGCTGCTCTGGCTCGCGATCACGTTCGGCCTTTTCTATCTCCTGATGTCGAAGGTCATCATTCCGCGCATCGGCGGAATTCTTGAAACCCGCCATGACCGAATCGCGCAGGACCTCGATGAGGCCTCCCGCCTGAAGGGCGAGGCAGACGCCGCCATCGCAGCCTACGAGCAGGAACTCGCAAACGCCAAGGCCAAGGGCCACTCGATAGCGGACACTGCCCGCGAGGCCGTCAAAAGCAAGGCCAACGCCGAACGAGCCACTGTCGAAGCCGAGCTGGCGAAGAAGATCGCCACGGCCGAGGCGCGCATCGCCGATATTAAGACCAAGGCGCTTGCCGACGTCGGCGCGATCGCCGAGGACACGGCAGCCGCGGTCGTCAAGCAACTGATCGGCGGGACTGTCACCAAGACCGAGATCGCCGCGGCGGTCAAGTCGTCGGCAGGCAACTGAGGAGCGACCAACCATGGCACTTGATGCGACTTTTTACGCCCTCGTCGGCCTGATCCTCTTCTTCGCCCTCATCGCCTATCTGAAGGTTCCGGGCATGGTTGCCAGTGCGCTTGATGCGCGTGCCGACAAGATCGGCAACGAGCTTAAGGAAGCCAAGCGCCTGCGCGAAGAGGCGCAGAGCCTGGTCGCCGAATATCAGCGCAAGCGCAAGGATGCCGAAGCGGAAGCTGCCAGCATCGTCGCTGCGGCGCAGCGCGAAGCCGAAATGCTGACCGCGGAAGCCAAACAGAAGACCGAGGAATATGTCACGCGCCGCACGGCGCTTTCCGAGCAGAAGATCAAGCAGGCCGAAACCGACGCGATCAACGCGGTGCGTGCGGCTGCCGTCGACCTGGCGATCAGCGCGGCCGAGAAGGTGCTGGCGACCAAGACCGATGCCAGCGCTCAAGAGGCGCTCTTCAAGAAGACACTCGGCGAGGTCAAGACCCGCCTCATTTAAGTTTTGATCCGGTCTTGCGAATTCGAGAGCTCCGCTTCGGCGGGGCTTTTTTATTGGGATGTGACGTCTGGTGCCGGGCAGTATATGCGGCTGCCGTCCTGCTCGCCTTGACGTCATGCCGGCAGGCGGCACGACCGGGTTGCGCCCGGCAAACGCTCCCGCAAAATTTATGAGGTTCTGCGGCCGCGGCCTGGGTCCGCTATCTTGCATGCGAATCGCACGCGCGCCTTTTCGCGCGCCGGCGTTACGCCGTCCGAAACGGGCGAAAGGTTAGGCGATGCAGGGAACAGGGACCGTGGCTGTCGATCGCAGTGCGATGCTTCTCTGTTGCATAGCCCACATGCGTGGCAAAACCATAGAGGGGGAAGGTGGCATCGGCGCGCGCCATCATCCGGTCTCGGGTAACCTTGGCGACGATGGACGCGGCGGCGATCGACGCGGATCGGGAATCGCCCTTGACGATCGCCTTCGCATGGCAGGAAAGACCCTGAGGAACATCGCGGCCATCGATGAGCGCGAAACGTGCCGCGATCGCTAGGCCGTCGATGGCGCGCCGCATGGCGTCGAGACTTGCCTTGAGAATATCGGTGGTGTCGATATGCGTGGCCGAGGATGAGGCGATCGAGACCGTCGCCGTCGCCATGATCTCTTTGAACAGGACCTCGCGCTGTTCCGCGCTCAAGAGCTTGCTGTCGTTCAGTCCGGCCGGAATGAGATCGGGATCGAGAATGACAGCGGCTGCAACGACCGGACCAGCGAGCGGGCCGCGTCCGGCTTCATCCGCGCCCGCGATCGGCCAAAAACCGTCTCGGCGTGCGGCGAGTTCGAAGCTGAAGTCCGGAACTGGCAGCTCGAGAGGAAAAAGGGGGGAATCGGGCGATTTGCGACGTGACATGCGGGGGACCCTCGCATATTCGCCCGATTCCCTTCAAGCCCCCCGGTTCGATTGCGGCGGTGACCGGGAGGAAAACCAGCGCCATCCAGAGGCAGGGGAGGGCACCGGAGTCGAATTTTGCATGAAACCATTCCTGGACGTCCAAGTCCTGCACCGGGTATCGTTGATCCTCAACGCATCAGATTAAGCTCATTAGAGCGGACGCCTGGGGGAACGCCGATGCCTTCCTCGTCCCGCTAGAGCAGCGACAGTTGGACGCCCATCCCAAGCGGAGGCACAAAAATATCGTTCCGCAATTGCCGCCGGGTAAGATTGAGACCAAGTCGCTTGGCAGCGAGTTCGAAGCGGCGGCCGATCTGCCACGCATAGGGACCTGCCCCCTTCATGCGCTTGCCGAATTCGGCGTCATAGTCCTTGCCGCCGCGCATGGACCGGATGAGCGACATGACATGCCTGTAGCGGTCCGGATAGTTCCTCAAGAGCCAGTCCCGGAAAAGGGGGCTCACTTCGAATGGCAGACGCAAGAGCACGTAACTCGCTTCCGAGGCGCCCGCCGTCTTGGCTGAGTCGAGGACGCGCTCGATCTCGTGGTCGTTCAATGCGGGAATGATCGGGGCAACCAATACGCCGGCCGGAATGCCTGCTTCCGAGATTGCTCGAATGGCCTCGAGCCTCTTGGCCGGCGTCGACGCCCGCGGTTCCATGGTCCGCGCGAGTTTTCGGTCGAGCGTCGTCACCGAAATGCCGACCCGCGCCAGTCCTTTTTCCGCCATTGGGGCAAGAAGGTCGATATCGCGCGTCACCAGGGCCGATTTCGTGACGATCATCACCGGATGGTTGGCCGCCTTCAGGATTTCGAGAATCTGGCGCATGATCCGCCACTCCTTCTCGATCGGCTGATAGGGATCCGTATTGGTGCCTATCGCGATCGGACGAACCTTGTAGTCAGGCCTTGCAAGTTCACGCTCCAGCAGGCGTGGCGCATCCGGCTTGGCAAAGAGCTTGGATTCGAAGTCGAGACCGGCCGAGAGCCCCATATAGGCGTGGGTTGGTCGGGCGAAACAATAGATGCAACCATGCTCGCAGCCGCGATAGGGATTGATCGAACGATCGAAGGAAATATCCGGAGACTCATTGCGCGTTATGATGGCCTTCGGCTTCTCGACCTGAACTTCGGTCTTGAACGGCGGCAGTTCCTCGATGCTTTGCCAACCATCATCGAAGACTTCACGCGTTGTGGGCTCGAAGCGTCCCGACATGTTGAGGCCGGCGCCACGCCCACGGCGGCGGTCGATCTCAATCCTGACGCCACTTCCCTTGACGATCGCTTCGGCCATGTCTGCGGTATTGCCGGGCGCAAAAGCACCTTGCTTGAGTTGAGACAGCTCGCTCATCGGAAAATCTCCCAGGAACCGCACACTTGATTCCGTTTCGTCCTGATTATTTTCCTATCCCAGGAACGAGAACAAAGCAAGAACAAAACATGGTGCGGCGCAGAACGTCGAAGAAGGAGAGATGGCCGAAGGGGCTTGCCGCCCAAAGGGTTGTGGCATTTGGCCGGGCAATACGCTAGGAACGATTATGCTGACGATTATCATGGAGACACGGGATAACGAAGCGGAGCTGGCCCAGACGCTCTCGGCGCTTGTTGCCGGCGCGGTGGAGGGACTTGTCAGCGACGTCATCATCCTCGATCACGGGTCGAGCGACGGTTCGGTGCGCGTTGCCGATGCGGCCGGCTGCCGCTTCTGCCTCGATTGGGATCTCGGCGATATTCTTCGCTCGGCGCGCGGCGAGTGGCTGATGCTGCTGGAGCCGGGCGCTCGCCCCGTCGGACGCTGGGTGGATGAACTCGCGGAATACGTATCGCTCAACAAGAGTCCGGCACGGTTTTCTCCGTCGCGTATGCACAAACGCTCGTTTCTCAAACGCCTGTCACGCAAGACGCCACCGCTTGAGGCCGGCTTTTTGATGCGAAAAAGGGATGCGGTTGCGGTCGCGCGCGCCAACATGCGACTGAGCGACATCGCCAGCGGTCGGGCCGTGCGCAAGCTTGCCACCGAGCTCGTTCCGGCCTGGGTCGCTGCAGGCAATCGATCGGTCGAGCAAGCCTGACCGCAAGATGGGGCGTGCCTTGCGGCACCCCCGAAGCGACCCTCAAATAAACTTTTCTGGGAAATCTTTTGCTATGGATGCTCCACGTCGTTTTGTGGGCACCATGTCGTATAGCTACGTGGACCCCCCGGTTGGATGGTCCGGAAGGAGGCGTCTTCGCTTCGCTCGAAGTGGTCTGGTGATTTGCCTCTGCCGCTTCGCGCTTGGCTGACGAGGAGGAACATACAGCATTTATCTGTGGAAGGCTGTTCCAAAGGGAACATGTGGGTCGTCAGCCCCGCTTCAGATGTTCGTCCAGCCGCGGCATGATCTCTACGAAGTTGCAGGGCATGTGCCTGTAGTCGAGCTGCTGCTTCAGGATTCCGTCCCAGGCATCCCTGCAGGCACCCGGCGATCCGGGCAGGACGAAGATGAATGTGGCGTTGGCGACGCCGCCGGTTGCCCGTGATTGGATCGTCGAGGTGCCGATCTTCTCATAGGAGATCCGGTGAAACACTTCGGAAAATCCATCCATGCGCTTTTCGAAAAGCGGCTCCAGCGCTTCCGGCGTCACGTCGCGGCCGGTGAAACCAGTGCCGCCGGTGGTAATGATCACGTCGATGGCATCGTCCAGCGTCCAGGTTTTCACCTGATCATAAATCTTCTGCCGATCGTCGGGAACGATCGCGCGCGCTGCGAGCCGATGACCGGCCTCGCGTATCCGCGCCTCGAGCGTGTCGCCGGACCTGTCGTCCGCCGGCGTTCGCGTATCGGAGACGGTA is a genomic window of Sinorhizobium numidicum containing:
- a CDS encoding magnesium transporter CorA family protein, whose translation is MITGYCAKGEAVALSTAEPPATLRSDIVWIDLVGPSRAEETMMEGLLGISIPTRDDLKDIEPSSRLYTEEDAVFMTASLVYRSETEAPGLTDVGFILSGRRLVTVRYAEPRAFGLFKASMHRIPGGCHSGVVLLTRLLETIADRTAEILEQAVDKIDDLSIEVFGEKTASKRRPPHLLEARLRDVAGHHRLIAKTRDSIASLSRLLTFVYTVPAVQEDEDSRELCRSITRDIQSLSEHAGFISGNITFLLDASLGLINVEQNAIIKIFSIASVVLLPPTLVASIYGMNFRVMPELEWQLGYPWALLAMVISAVIPFFFFRWKGWL
- a CDS encoding potassium transporter Kup → MSQLSAPAIHGSENMRRLVAMALGSVGVVYGDIGTSPLYAFREALRPISRDGVTDVEIISLISMMIWALTIIVTIKYVLFLLRADNHGEGGTLSLLALLMKTANGHASILFFMGIAGAALFIGDAMITPALSVLSAVEGLKLVTPALSDYIVPIAVVILLLLFAVQSKGTAAVSIFFGPITLVWFLVMGAVGVMHIADDLSIFSAFNPLYAVTFMFNEGFLGVLVLGAVFLTVTGAEALYADLGHFGRRPIQWAWFTIVFPALTLNYLGQGAFVLKNPDAMSDPFFLMFPKWALLPVVILATAATIIASQAVITGAFSLTRQAIHLGFLPRMAIFHTSETHTGQIYLPNVNTLLMFGVMVLVFVFGSSESLATAYGISVTGAMVVTTCLAFEFLRARWNWSALGAATVLLPLFSLEFVFLGANMLKIHDGGYVPILIAATFIIVMWTWKRGTEILHAKTRHIDIPLASFVKSIERKSEHAPVAVPGTAIFLTSDPDSTPAALLHNIKHNHVLHMQNFILTIRTANTPRVPKEERVSVRPLSERFTLLEMKFGFMETQNVSQALGLFRKSGLKFDIMSTSFYLGRRKLVPDAQSGMPHWQDRLFIALANAAIDPSDYFRLPTNRVVELGSHVII
- a CDS encoding cell wall hydrolase, which produces MSFSAWTGPAIIGLAIFLSFPSAVAYSDLATFLAGINRGGERWRMYLTQSPAGSLHEVEMVFADPITTGALDGGAGINLPDGSRVALTAETKHHGTPDEDRVTRKLKKGRIVAVSPVTPPKDFTAGSILQRTSSLLEPDFDGAEKMIFAKPKIKGKEIEIATAFYRKKPPKTGIGVSPMLAKLVTNDKADILATAYVRPEPDYARESPFDSILREDKNAGRFIPEIAPDDHAWAATPLPPTVFSKEEQTCLAEGIYFEARSEPVKGQAAVAQVILNRVRNPTYPKTICGVVYQNKAWRNRCQFSFACDMIRDLIYSRSHWKTAKEVALAVTAGKIWLSEVGSATHYHATYVRPAWAKTMKRVGKIGLHIFYRTYGGGWS
- a CDS encoding AtpZ/AtpI family protein, encoding MTEKPEDSLEARLKRLGDDIASKRTEESEDVEVRAAESRKGYAAAMKLSSEFIAAIVVGAFLGYLLDHFAGTGPWGMIVLLLLGFCAGVLNVLRSAGLVATPDQRKDGLGNDKKDGGGV
- a CDS encoding F0F1 ATP synthase subunit A codes for the protein MSNDPTHQFLVNKIVPIEIGGLDFSFTNASLFMVATVGVAAGFLYLTTSQRGLIPTRMQSVSEMSYEFIASMLREGAGSHGMKFFPMVFSLFMFILTANLLGMFPYFFTVTSQIIVTFALAVFVIGTVILYGFYKHGLGFLKLFVPHGVPGVLLPLVVTIEIISFLSRPISLSVRLFANMLAGHITLKVFAGFVTSLSALGALGIGGAILPLIMTVAITGLEFLVCFLQAYVFAVLTCMYLNDAVHPGSH
- a CDS encoding F0F1 ATP synthase subunit C, coding for MEAEAAKFIGAGLACLGMAGTALGLGNIFGSYLSGALRNPSAADGQFGRLVFGFAVTEALGIFSLLVALLLLFAV
- a CDS encoding F0F1 ATP synthase subunit B — protein: MFVTAAYAQQSTPTEGAETHDATAAGEVHTETGVAHEGEAGSGVFPPFDSTHFASQLLWLAITFGLFYLLMSKVIIPRIGGILETRHDRIAQDLDEASRLKGEADAAIAAYEQELANAKAKGHSIADTAREAVKSKANAERATVEAELAKKIATAEARIADIKTKALADVGAIAEDTAAAVVKQLIGGTVTKTEIAAAVKSSAGN
- a CDS encoding F0F1 ATP synthase subunit B; protein product: MALDATFYALVGLILFFALIAYLKVPGMVASALDARADKIGNELKEAKRLREEAQSLVAEYQRKRKDAEAEAASIVAAAQREAEMLTAEAKQKTEEYVTRRTALSEQKIKQAETDAINAVRAAAVDLAISAAEKVLATKTDASAQEALFKKTLGEVKTRLI
- a CDS encoding ribonuclease HII, whose amino-acid sequence is MSRRKSPDSPLFPLELPVPDFSFELAARRDGFWPIAGADEAGRGPLAGPVVAAAVILDPDLIPAGLNDSKLLSAEQREVLFKEIMATATVSIASSSATHIDTTDILKASLDAMRRAIDGLAIAARFALIDGRDVPQGLSCHAKAIVKGDSRSASIAAASIVAKVTRDRMMARADATFPLYGFATHVGYATEKHRTAIDSHGPCSLHRLTFRPFRTA
- a CDS encoding PA0069 family radical SAM protein, giving the protein MSELSQLKQGAFAPGNTADMAEAIVKGSGVRIEIDRRRGRGAGLNMSGRFEPTTREVFDDGWQSIEELPPFKTEVQVEKPKAIITRNESPDISFDRSINPYRGCEHGCIYCFARPTHAYMGLSAGLDFESKLFAKPDAPRLLERELARPDYKVRPIAIGTNTDPYQPIEKEWRIMRQILEILKAANHPVMIVTKSALVTRDIDLLAPMAEKGLARVGISVTTLDRKLARTMEPRASTPAKRLEAIRAISEAGIPAGVLVAPIIPALNDHEIERVLDSAKTAGASEASYVLLRLPFEVSPLFRDWLLRNYPDRYRHVMSLIRSMRGGKDYDAEFGKRMKGAGPYAWQIGRRFELAAKRLGLNLTRRQLRNDIFVPPLGMGVQLSLL
- a CDS encoding glycosyltransferase family 2 protein; protein product: MLTIIMETRDNEAELAQTLSALVAGAVEGLVSDVIILDHGSSDGSVRVADAAGCRFCLDWDLGDILRSARGEWLMLLEPGARPVGRWVDELAEYVSLNKSPARFSPSRMHKRSFLKRLSRKTPPLEAGFLMRKRDAVAVARANMRLSDIASGRAVRKLATELVPAWVAAGNRSVEQA
- the moaB gene encoding molybdenum cofactor biosynthesis protein B; translated protein: MPGINETRAFIPVGIAVLTVSDTRTPADDRSGDTLEARIREAGHRLAARAIVPDDRQKIYDQVKTWTLDDAIDVIITTGGTGFTGRDVTPEALEPLFEKRMDGFSEVFHRISYEKIGTSTIQSRATGGVANATFIFVLPGSPGACRDAWDGILKQQLDYRHMPCNFVEIMPRLDEHLKRG